Within Flagellimonas maritima, the genomic segment ATTTTAGTGAAAAATACGAAGAGCAAGCCGACTTATTGGAAGATTTATATATAAATGATCTTTTTGAAATACTTAACCTAGCTCGGTGCAAGTTGGAGGGTACAGATGATTTTAGTAAGCTGAATAAAACTAATCCTTTTGAGTCTTCTGCAACTAGTCATGGAGATCGCCATCTTGCTAAAGTATATGTTTGGAAAGCATAATTTTATATTATAAATGTTGATTTTTTGAAAAGCCCGATATATATATCGGGCTTTTCTTTTTTAAGAAATCTTGTGGGTTATGTACAAATTTGGATTTCGCTTTTAAGTGTTTGAATTTAATTTAATCGAAAATTCACAAGATAAATTTTCATCCCTTTTTTATGAATTGGAATAAAATTTTCACAAAATAAAAAAGCTCCAACAAACGTTGAAGCTTTAAAGCGGTCTGGACGGGACTCGAACCCGCGACCCCCTGCGTGACAGGCAGGTATTCTAACCAACTGAACTACCAGACCAATGATTTTATCCCGATAGTTATCGGGACTCCCGCAACAGCGGAATTCAAATCTTGTTACAATTGCTTTTTTCAAAGCGCCTGCAAATATACATTTGCATTTTCGATTCAACAAAAGATTTTCTAAAAATATAATAGTGATTTATCCAAACTTTTTTTGTTCAGTCATGAACGTATTGAAAATTTGAGAAAAATCAGATGCTATATCTACGCCAACATATTTAATTTGGTATTGTGCACATTTTAACTTTAAATCGTTTTGATAGGTGGCCATCTTCTCATAATAAGCCTTTTTGATATTGTCTGCATATAAATCGATATGAGTACCTGTTTCCATATCTACAAAGCGTTTCGGTACGTTTTCAAAATCAAAATCAATTTCATGCTCTCGGTCTAAAAGGTGAAAAAGTACAACGGCATGTTTGTTGTATTTTAGATGGCGAAGTGCTTCAAATAGCTTTCTGTCCTCTGTTTCGGTTTGGAACATATCCGAAAACAAGAAAATCAAACTACGGCGATGTATCTTTTCAGCAATTTGATGCAAATATGTATACGTTTTAGTGTTTTGTGAAGCTTCTTTAGTACTTGATACTTCCTTTAGCTTAGAGTATAGCATCTGAAAATGACGCTCACTGCTTTTTTCGGAAGCATAAAAGTTATAGGAATCCGAATATATACTTAAGCCAACAGCATCTCGTTGTTTTTTGAGTATCTGCATAAGTGCAGCTATCGCCAAAACTCCAAATCCTACTTTATT encodes:
- a CDS encoding DUF58 domain-containing protein is translated as MDIRTELHKAQLFQNLELLANQIVEGFISGIHKSPFHGFSAEFAEHKIYNPGESTKHVDWKLYAKTDRLYTKRYEDETNLRCHMILDNSASMYYPKVKQLSIGKLNKVGFGVLAIAALMQILKKQRDAVGLSIYSDSYNFYASEKSSERHFQMLYSKLKEVSSTKEASQNTKTYTYLHQIAEKIHRRSLIFLFSDMFQTETEDRKLFEALRHLKYNKHAVVLFHLLDREHEIDFDFENVPKRFVDMETGTHIDLYADNIKKAYYEKMATYQNDLKLKCAQYQIKYVGVDIASDFSQIFNTFMTEQKKFG